From the genome of Vicia villosa cultivar HV-30 ecotype Madison, WI linkage group LG2, Vvil1.0, whole genome shotgun sequence, one region includes:
- the LOC131649455 gene encoding G-type lectin S-receptor-like serine/threonine-protein kinase At4g27290, which produces MDIIGILNSIVFIALCIFIPSPKFSIAVDTIKLSQSITDGMTLVSQGDKFVLGFFSPLGSNKTYLGIWYKNIPKKTIVWVANGVEPINGSSSGTSGILTLNNTGNLVLKQNDKVVWYTTSQQGSLNPVAQLLDSGNLVVRNEKDTTREAYLWQSFDYPCDTILPGMKLGWNLRTRTEKRMTSWKSPDDPSPGDLYWGSLLYNYPEQYLMKGTKKFVRIVPWNGLHFSGVPDQKPNNIYAYKFVSNKDEMYYSYTMENDSVITRMMINQTHCFMHIYTFSKIFHSSRYYKTLPVHH; this is translated from the coding sequence ATGGACATCATTGGTATTCTTAACTCCATAGTTTTCATTGCTTTATGCATATTTATACCTTCTCCAAAATTTTCCATAGCAGTAGATACTATAAAACTCTCCCAGTCCATCACTGATGGCATGACCTTGGTTTCACAAGGTGACAAATTTGTACTTGGTTTCTTCAGTCCTTTGGGTTCCAACAAAACATACTTAGGAATCTGGTACAAGAATATCCCCAAGAAAACAATTGTTTGGGTTGCAAATGGTGTCGAACCCATCAACGGTTCCTCCTCCGGAACCTCCGGGATTCTAACACTAAACAACACTGGCAACCTCGTCCTCAAACAAAATGACAAAGTAGTATGGTATACAACGTCTCAACAAGGTTCCCTGAATCCAGTTGCGCAACTTCTGGATTCAGGGAATCTTGTGGTAAGAAACGAGAAGGACACAACGAGAGAAGCCTATTTGTGGCAGAGTTTTGATTACCCTTGTGATACAATACTTCCGGGGATGAAGTTGGGTTGGAATCTTAGAACTCGTACAGAGAAGAGAATGACGTCTTGGAAAAGTCCTGATGATCCGTCGCCAGGAGACTTATATTGGGGTTCATTACTTTATAATTACCCTGAACAATATCTTATGAAAGGAACAAAGAAGTTTGTAAGAATTGTACCGTGGAATGGATTGCACTTCAGTGGTGTACCAGATCAAAAGCCTAACAACATTTATGCTTACAAATTTGTGTCTAATAAGGATGAGATGTATTATAGTTATACCATGGAGAATGATTCTGTAATTACAAGAATGATGATAAATCAAACACATTGCTTTATGCATATTTATACCTTCTCCAAAATTTTCCATAGCAGTAGATACTATAAAACTCTCCCAGTCCATCACTGA
- the LOC131648659 gene encoding uncharacterized protein LOC131648659: MAQKDILGALKDKDPENLTSVTQVYTTTTTTTYRTCKRDALTEMQILLSLIHKEKYMCWTRNRDKSDVVADIFWKHLDYVKLLNMFHLVLIFDCTYKTNRYQISLLDIVGVTSTKLTFLVAFAYLEHEREKNFT; the protein is encoded by the exons ATGGCTCAAAAAGACATACTTGGTGCTTTAAAagataaagatccagaaaaccTCACTAGTGTTACTCAGGTGTATACAACTACAACTACAACTACATACAGAACATGCAAGAGAGATGCATTGACAGAAATGCAGATTTTGTTGAGCCTTATTCATAAAGAGAAATACATGTGTTGGACTAGAAATAGGGACAAGTCAGATGTTGTagctgatatcttttggaaaCATCTTGATTATGTGAAGTTGCTGAATATGTTTCATTTGGTGTTGATTTTTGATTGCACATACAAGACAAATAG GTACCAAATATCACTACTTGATATTGTTGGTGTTACGTCAACGAAGTTGACATTTTTAGTTGCCTTTGCGTATTTGGAACACGAAAGGGAGAAGAATTTCACATGA